The Hyphococcus flavus genome contains a region encoding:
- a CDS encoding AEC family transporter, with amino-acid sequence MSSVISVALPVFAIIAAGVLAGRLKLMTAQDSAALNKFVFRFAMPAALFGLTAGTARPGGEDLTILLSYGAASLAVIFGAYLLARPLFSLKPQEAGAHSVASTLGNAVFLGLPIALSVDGWARPFVTLMLVEGTLIVAISSALIAPRNDGASVSALAVSFIAKPIKNPLVIGMGAGFIYSALGFPFSGPGETFFSLLGRAAGPTALFSLGLFLITNPMPPIKSVAGRVGAIAMMKMAVLPAIALSLAIAFGLSDPDYLGALALFVFTPSGVVSFVMASQFGIYKTETAAAVSVTTLLALMSISGVLMLFG; translated from the coding sequence ATGTCATCCGTCATCTCTGTCGCTCTTCCCGTCTTCGCAATCATCGCCGCTGGCGTTCTTGCAGGACGGCTGAAGCTGATGACGGCGCAAGATTCAGCCGCGCTCAATAAATTTGTTTTCCGGTTTGCAATGCCCGCGGCTCTGTTCGGCCTTACCGCCGGCACGGCCCGGCCGGGGGGCGAGGACCTGACCATCCTTTTGTCTTACGGCGCCGCGAGCCTCGCAGTGATCTTCGGGGCATATCTGTTGGCGCGCCCTTTGTTCAGTCTCAAACCGCAGGAAGCCGGCGCACACAGTGTCGCCTCGACGCTTGGCAACGCCGTTTTTCTCGGGCTGCCGATCGCTTTATCCGTAGACGGATGGGCGAGGCCGTTTGTAACGCTGATGCTTGTTGAGGGCACGCTGATCGTCGCCATCTCAAGCGCATTGATCGCACCACGCAATGACGGCGCATCAGTTTCAGCGCTTGCAGTAAGCTTTATCGCAAAGCCGATAAAGAATCCGCTCGTCATCGGCATGGGCGCAGGGTTTATATATTCAGCGCTTGGCTTTCCTTTTTCAGGTCCGGGTGAGACATTCTTTTCTCTACTCGGGCGCGCGGCAGGACCGACAGCCCTATTTTCTCTTGGTCTTTTTCTGATCACCAACCCGATGCCGCCGATAAAGTCTGTGGCCGGACGCGTTGGCGCCATCGCAATGATGAAAATGGCTGTTTTGCCGGCAATTGCACTAAGCCTCGCGATTGCCTTTGGCCTCAGCGATCCTGATTATTTAGGCGCGCTGGCCCTGTTCGTGTTTACGCCGTCGGGCGTCGTTTCCTTCGTCATGGCGAGCCAGTTCGGCATCTACAAAACCGAAACCGCCGCGGCGGTGAGCGTGACGACTTTGCTGGCC
- a CDS encoding DUF2794 domain-containing protein has protein sequence MRTQALTQPPRKRPEPVAFTRSELTRILAVYGYFVAAGEWRDYGIDHMRDAAVFSIFRRASELPIYRIEKRPSLAKKQGAWVVVSMTGAIVKRGHDLAQVLKVFDRQKLKLAT, from the coding sequence ATGCGTACTCAGGCTTTGACCCAACCGCCAAGGAAACGGCCCGAACCGGTCGCTTTTACCCGCAGCGAACTCACCCGCATCCTCGCCGTTTATGGTTATTTCGTCGCCGCAGGGGAATGGCGTGATTACGGCATCGATCACATGAGGGATGCGGCGGTCTTTTCCATATTTCGCCGTGCATCCGAGCTGCCAATATATCGTATTGAAAAGCGACCCTCGCTGGCGAAAAAGCAGGGCGCATGGGTGGTCGTTTCCATGACCGGCGCAATCGTGAAGCGCGGACATGACCTTGCGCAGGTTTTGAAAGTCTTTGATCGTCAGAAATTGAAGCTGGCGACTTGA
- a CDS encoding tetratricopeptide repeat protein yields MSVRDCFDLPLTATCAASARGYDDYVSEFLSYGSNIRGLFEVADANEGSALVNAHAAALHLAFEGAEGWAAANQYLERMRAHEESATERERLFCSAVNAWAAQDFCSALVRLDELTVRWPADLCAIKWGQYHAFNLGDQAALLRLGQRAAIVHEETPYAHGMIAFALEQNHRLREAEEEGMRASEIAIDDAWAHHAVAHVLETEGRAKEGARWLDHCAHTWEKKGVFIRDHNWWHAALFQLALGRETEALEIFDERLWGAWPEFPQEQIGAVSMLWRLELRGVDVGERWAPVVEQARQRAGEHFFPFHDLHYLYALARAGTDGEADAFLSSLKLKEESVSEDTAYVWGKICFPAAEAIVAFTANDRDAAAEKLSPLLNDLHRIGGSHAQRHVFVETLEACTNASSSAAQSH; encoded by the coding sequence ATGTCAGTACGTGATTGTTTCGACCTTCCCCTTACAGCTACATGCGCGGCGTCGGCGCGCGGCTATGACGATTATGTTTCCGAATTTTTGAGTTATGGCTCGAACATTCGCGGGCTATTTGAAGTGGCGGACGCAAATGAAGGCTCGGCCTTGGTCAATGCGCACGCCGCCGCGCTTCATCTCGCTTTCGAAGGCGCTGAAGGGTGGGCCGCCGCTAATCAATATCTGGAGCGGATGCGCGCTCATGAAGAAAGCGCAACTGAACGAGAACGGCTTTTCTGTTCGGCTGTGAACGCTTGGGCAGCGCAGGATTTTTGTTCGGCGCTCGTACGTCTTGATGAGCTGACTGTCCGTTGGCCGGCGGATTTATGCGCGATCAAATGGGGCCAGTATCACGCCTTTAACCTCGGCGATCAGGCGGCGCTGTTACGGCTCGGACAGCGCGCGGCGATTGTTCATGAAGAAACGCCCTACGCCCATGGCATGATCGCTTTCGCGCTTGAACAAAACCATCGTCTGCGCGAAGCGGAAGAAGAAGGCATGCGGGCGTCGGAAATCGCCATCGATGACGCCTGGGCCCATCACGCCGTCGCCCATGTATTGGAAACGGAAGGCCGCGCCAAAGAGGGCGCGCGCTGGCTCGACCATTGCGCGCATACCTGGGAGAAAAAAGGCGTCTTCATCCGCGATCATAACTGGTGGCACGCGGCTCTTTTCCAGCTGGCGCTTGGGCGCGAGACCGAAGCGCTTGAAATTTTCGATGAACGCCTGTGGGGCGCGTGGCCGGAGTTTCCGCAGGAACAAATCGGCGCCGTTTCCATGCTGTGGCGGCTCGAACTGCGCGGGGTGGACGTTGGCGAACGCTGGGCGCCAGTCGTCGAGCAGGCGCGGCAACGGGCTGGCGAGCATTTCTTTCCATTCCATGACTTGCATTATCTCTATGCCCTCGCGCGTGCGGGAACCGATGGCGAAGCAGACGCTTTTCTGTCTTCGTTGAAATTGAAAGAGGAAAGTGTTTCCGAGGATACAGCCTATGTCTGGGGAAAGATTTGCTTTCCCGCGGCAGAGGCTATTGTCGCCTTTACCGCAAACGACCGTGACGCCGCTGCGGAAAAACTAAGCCCGTTGCTGAACGATCTACACCGCATCGGCGGCAGTCACGCACAGCGACATGTTTTTGTGGAAACGCTTGAGGCATGCACTAACGCATCGAGTAGTGCTGCACAGAGCCACTAA
- a CDS encoding Bax inhibitor-1 family protein, which translates to MNEPRRQFGSVAQTGSVAIDQGLRQYMLGVYNYMGLGVAATGLFSMYVASNEAIVRAIMGGPWMWVGFAGILGMGWFAPKVMMNGSKVAAHGMFWAYAALWGVMIAPMLYMTQQAGAAQDIYRAFFMAASVFGGLSLWGYTTKKDLTGWAPILGAGMIAVIVAIVLNALFFHSTMGSLLTSSAVILLIAGVTAWETQVIKSMYREGSAMNDRAAIFGAFMLYGSFVTLFIHILNILGIMRD; encoded by the coding sequence TTTGGCTCAGTCGCTCAGACCGGCAGTGTCGCGATTGACCAGGGCCTGCGCCAGTACATGCTTGGCGTTTACAACTATATGGGGCTCGGTGTCGCGGCGACCGGCTTATTCTCCATGTACGTCGCAAGCAATGAGGCGATCGTACGGGCGATCATGGGCGGCCCGTGGATGTGGGTCGGCTTCGCCGGCATTCTCGGCATGGGTTGGTTTGCACCCAAAGTGATGATGAATGGCTCCAAGGTCGCCGCACACGGGATGTTCTGGGCCTATGCTGCGCTCTGGGGCGTCATGATCGCGCCGATGTTGTATATGACGCAGCAAGCCGGCGCCGCACAGGATATCTACCGCGCCTTCTTTATGGCTGCGTCGGTTTTCGGCGGACTTAGCCTTTGGGGCTACACCACGAAAAAAGATCTCACCGGCTGGGCGCCCATTCTTGGCGCCGGGATGATCGCCGTCATTGTTGCGATAGTTCTGAACGCGCTGTTTTTCCATAGCACCATGGGCAGTCTACTGACCTCATCGGCAGTGATCTTGTTGATCGCCGGTGTGACAGCCTGGGAAACGCAGGTGATCAAATCCATGTATCGCGAAGGCAGCGCCATGAATGACCGCGCAGCAATCTTTGGCGCCTTCATGCTCTACGGCTCGTTCGTCACGTTGTTCATTCACATCCTGAATATTCTCGGGATCATGCGCGACTAG